AGTGCGAGCGCAACAAATGCAGGGTAGGTCTCGCGGAAATTGTTGGACGCGCGTTCCGCACGACCGGCCAGATGACCAGAGGCTTTCAAGCCATTATCGCGCGGACCCGCATTCCATTTGGAGCCGAGTTCCCTTGTCACCGTCCAACCCTGCAGGAGGATATGAACCACCAGCAAGACAACACTCCAGCCAATCAGCGGGAGAAAAGGCGACGCGGAAAAGATACCCGGCTCCATAGCTCTATTCCTTACAGGTCAAGAACCAGACGTTCTGGATC
This genomic stretch from Brucella pseudogrignonensis harbors:
- a CDS encoding MAPEG family protein; the protein is MEPGIFSASPFLPLIGWSVVLLVVHILLQGWTVTRELGSKWNAGPRDNGLKASGHLAGRAERASNNFRETYPAFVALALALVFKGDAATLGLYGAWIWFICRIIYVPLYLAGIPYIRSLVWVGSLAGLALMFFNLVF